In a genomic window of Temperatibacter marinus:
- a CDS encoding TonB-dependent receptor codes for MRSMKKALLSSAAIMLVAGSNPAVFAQDQEQEVVDVITVTATKRPQTLQEVPVAVSVVGAEEIEKMSVNDLIDLQSMVPSFRMSQLQKSSQVNFIVRGFGNGANNPGIESAVGVFIDGVYRSRSAAAILDLPVLERVEILRGPQSTLFGKNVSAGAISIVTKGPEDEFGGSVEASYGNFNALNIKGTVTGPLSDTMAYRVSASMGKRDGFYTNTFLDTDVNERDRFSLRGQLKFEPTDSTTFRLIADYNKIDEECCGTIQLFNGPATQFIGAPAPFGLGSAIARDDDPAARETVMSQQPTNELIGKGISLQADVNMDWASFTSITSYRTQTDDNNSEVDFSAADIAIVPTENTYKTFSQEFRLASTGAGNTVDWMVNAYFSDESVDTERGVLFGADTYNYLNGVSGGGLDLLQYTILGLPQGTFHQPGSGLNDAWVMDNTTYSLNAQLDFNVTDRLTLSAGVAYMNDKKEATSNVTTNEVFGNLNLYDIGNQVLFQTAFATTYAGFGVDATDPAQIAGLEAVAPGTLAAVTAGSQAFADANEADPAVNPLLGLQALQFLPNPFYNISPSDYGTLKGDKWVYSLKMAYDVSDNVNAYVSYSTGWKAGGFNLSSDSSPTREEATTRLGLSGTSLERAKLGTRYADPEDVSVFEIGVKASLDRGNIYMALFDQKIENFQSNLFIGNAFALTNAGAQSSKGFEIEGNYSVTDNLLLGYGLTYIDAVYDEFVGAPCDTGVCDLSGTRPAGIAEWNITSSATYNFELRNGLSGFVRAEYNYESDVQVVDNIASTLATREVSLVNMSAGIETENGFQISAWVRNLTGDDFFVSAFPTTIQTGSFSAYMNAPRTYGLTVRKNF; via the coding sequence GTTGGCGCTGAAGAAATCGAAAAAATGAGCGTGAATGATCTTATAGACTTACAGTCTATGGTGCCTTCATTCCGCATGAGCCAATTACAAAAATCATCGCAGGTTAACTTTATTGTCCGCGGATTTGGTAATGGTGCAAACAACCCAGGAATTGAGAGCGCTGTTGGTGTTTTCATCGACGGAGTATACCGATCTCGGTCTGCTGCGGCCATCTTGGACTTACCAGTTCTAGAGCGTGTTGAGATTTTGCGCGGCCCGCAGTCGACACTCTTTGGAAAGAACGTATCTGCTGGGGCGATTAGTATCGTTACAAAAGGCCCAGAGGATGAGTTTGGTGGTTCTGTTGAAGCGAGTTACGGCAATTTCAATGCGCTGAATATTAAAGGGACAGTGACCGGCCCGCTTTCAGATACTATGGCGTATCGTGTGTCAGCCAGCATGGGTAAAAGAGATGGTTTCTATACCAATACTTTTCTTGATACAGATGTGAATGAGCGCGATCGTTTTTCACTTCGAGGCCAATTGAAATTTGAGCCGACAGATAGCACAACATTCCGTTTAATTGCTGACTATAACAAGATTGATGAAGAATGCTGCGGAACTATTCAGCTCTTTAATGGTCCTGCGACACAATTTATTGGGGCCCCGGCACCGTTTGGTCTTGGTTCTGCTATCGCGCGTGACGACGATCCAGCCGCACGGGAAACTGTGATGAGCCAGCAGCCGACTAATGAATTAATTGGTAAAGGCATTTCATTGCAGGCTGATGTGAATATGGACTGGGCGTCTTTCACATCGATCACATCATACCGCACTCAAACAGATGACAATAATAGTGAAGTTGACTTTTCAGCGGCTGACATTGCGATTGTTCCAACCGAAAATACCTATAAGACATTTTCTCAGGAATTCCGTCTTGCGTCTACAGGCGCTGGGAATACGGTTGACTGGATGGTGAATGCGTACTTCTCTGATGAGAGTGTTGATACAGAGCGCGGTGTTCTCTTCGGCGCTGATACATACAATTACCTGAATGGTGTTTCTGGCGGTGGTCTTGATTTACTCCAATATACAATTTTAGGTCTTCCACAAGGTACATTCCATCAGCCTGGATCAGGATTGAACGATGCATGGGTAATGGATAACACGACTTATTCACTGAATGCTCAGCTTGATTTTAATGTAACTGATCGCCTAACTTTATCAGCGGGCGTGGCATACATGAATGACAAGAAGGAAGCGACTTCAAATGTCACCACCAATGAAGTTTTCGGCAACTTGAACCTATATGATATTGGTAATCAGGTTCTTTTCCAAACAGCCTTCGCAACAACCTATGCCGGTTTCGGCGTTGATGCGACTGATCCTGCACAGATTGCAGGTCTAGAAGCTGTAGCGCCAGGAACACTTGCAGCAGTAACAGCTGGTTCTCAGGCCTTTGCAGATGCAAATGAAGCTGACCCTGCTGTGAACCCTCTTCTTGGATTGCAGGCATTGCAATTCTTGCCAAATCCATTCTACAATATTTCGCCAAGCGATTATGGGACCCTAAAGGGCGACAAATGGGTTTACTCTCTGAAGATGGCCTATGATGTTTCTGACAATGTGAATGCCTATGTGAGCTATTCCACTGGTTGGAAAGCTGGCGGCTTTAATCTATCGTCGGACAGTTCTCCTACTCGAGAAGAAGCGACAACACGTCTCGGCCTTTCTGGAACAAGCCTAGAGCGCGCAAAACTTGGAACGCGTTATGCGGATCCAGAGGATGTTAGTGTCTTTGAAATTGGTGTTAAAGCCTCTCTGGACCGTGGTAACATCTATATGGCTCTGTTTGATCAGAAGATTGAAAATTTCCAGTCAAATCTCTTTATCGGAAACGCTTTTGCTCTTACAAATGCGGGGGCTCAATCGTCTAAAGGCTTTGAAATTGAGGGGAATTATTCCGTCACTGATAACCTTTTACTCGGTTATGGCCTTACCTATATCGATGCTGTGTATGACGAATTTGTTGGTGCACCATGTGATACAGGGGTTTGTGATTTGTCAGGAACGCGTCCTGCAGGGATCGCTGAGTGGAATATCACTAGTTCTGCTACCTATAACTTTGAATTGAGAAATGGTCTCTCTGGTTTTGTTCGCGCAGAATATAACTATGAGAGTGATGTTCAGGTTGTAGACAATATCGCATCAACACTGGCAACACGTGAAGTGAGCCTTGTGAATATGAGCGCTGGTATTGAGACAGAAAATGGGTTCCAAATTTCCGCATGGGTCCGCAATCTAACAGGCGATGATTTCTTCGTAAGTGCTTTCCCAACGACCATTCAAACAGGCAGTTTTAGTGCCTATATGAATGCACCGCGCACTTATGGTTTGACAGTTCGGAAAAACTTTTAA